The following coding sequences lie in one Rothia sp. SD9660Na genomic window:
- a CDS encoding LysR substrate-binding domain-containing protein gives MRSKIRGAAAFNSAARYMVPRVFELLEERAPHLSLELTQLEPQRSIAELARHQFDLVIPEGYEGRPVQLPVTLARRELWEDPIVLVAPAAMVPPQPLDSLAWAESAPWCMEPVGE, from the coding sequence ATGAGGTCAAAGATCAGGGGAGCGGCGGCCTTCAACTCGGCAGCCCGCTACATGGTGCCGCGGGTCTTCGAACTGCTTGAAGAGCGCGCCCCGCACCTGAGCCTGGAGCTCACCCAGTTGGAACCCCAGCGGTCCATTGCCGAGCTTGCCCGGCACCAGTTTGACCTGGTTATCCCCGAAGGATACGAAGGACGCCCGGTGCAGCTGCCCGTCACCCTGGCGCGGCGGGAGCTCTGGGAAGACCCCATCGTGCTGGTGGCCCCAGCAGCTATGGTGCCGCCGCAACCGCTCGATTCTCTTGCCTGGGCTGAGAGTGCCCCCTGGTGCATGGAACCTGTGGGTGAGTGA
- a CDS encoding metal-sensitive transcriptional regulator, whose amino-acid sequence MSEEHCASHQDNPHEGHQHGYTADKDAYLKRLRRIEGQVRGIQRMVDEDIYCIDILTQVSAINKALHSVSIQLLEDHVRHCVVDAATQAEATGDTAPLDDKISEAMAAITRLVKS is encoded by the coding sequence ATGAGCGAAGAACACTGCGCAAGCCACCAGGACAACCCGCACGAGGGGCACCAGCACGGCTACACCGCCGACAAGGACGCCTACCTCAAGCGCCTGCGCCGCATCGAGGGGCAGGTACGCGGAATCCAGCGCATGGTCGACGAGGACATCTACTGCATCGACATCCTCACCCAAGTCTCTGCCATCAACAAGGCCCTGCACAGCGTCTCCATCCAGCTACTAGAAGACCACGTTCGGCACTGCGTCGTCGACGCCGCCACCCAGGCAGAAGCCACCGGCGACACCGCCCCCCTCGACGACAAAATCAGCGAGGCCATGGCAGCTATCACCCGTCTCGTCAAGAGCTAG
- a CDS encoding LLM class flavin-dependent oxidoreductase: MAPKIGFLSFGHYGDYPGSKTRTGADMLHQAIDLAVGAEDIGLDGAFYRVHHFAQQQMSPFPLLAAAGARTSTIELGTGVIDMRYENPLYMAEQAAMVDLIAGNERLQLGISRGSPETVYKGFAHFGYLPAEGEDEADMARRHTALFRGAIAGKGIAPSVSDPTQLDPITPQSPGLPRRIWWGAGTRETARWTGEQGMNLMSSTLLLEDTGVPFDQLQAEQLRIFKQAWADAGHEGAPRTSVSRSIIPIIDEQSNYYFGLRAQAEGQDQVGILDGAVSRFGKSYIGEPDKIAEELAQDEAVAEADTLLVTIPNMLGVDFNLRQLEAIVRDIKPAL; the protein is encoded by the coding sequence ATGGCACCCAAAATAGGCTTCCTCTCCTTCGGCCACTACGGCGACTACCCCGGCTCCAAAACCCGCACGGGCGCTGACATGCTCCACCAGGCAATCGACCTGGCCGTCGGCGCCGAAGACATCGGGCTAGACGGGGCCTTCTACCGCGTCCACCACTTCGCCCAGCAGCAGATGTCCCCCTTCCCCTTGCTGGCCGCCGCCGGGGCCCGCACGTCCACCATCGAGCTGGGCACCGGCGTCATCGACATGCGCTACGAAAACCCGCTCTACATGGCAGAACAGGCCGCCATGGTCGATCTCATCGCCGGCAACGAGCGCCTACAGCTGGGTATCTCCCGCGGGTCACCCGAAACCGTCTACAAGGGCTTTGCCCACTTCGGTTACCTGCCTGCTGAGGGCGAGGATGAGGCCGACATGGCCCGCCGTCACACCGCCCTCTTCCGCGGGGCCATCGCCGGGAAGGGCATTGCCCCGAGCGTTTCTGACCCCACCCAGCTTGACCCCATCACGCCCCAGTCACCCGGCCTGCCCCGCCGTATCTGGTGGGGTGCTGGCACCCGCGAGACAGCCCGCTGGACCGGCGAGCAGGGCATGAACCTGATGTCCTCCACCCTGCTGCTGGAAGACACCGGCGTGCCCTTCGACCAGCTGCAGGCCGAGCAGCTGCGTATCTTCAAGCAGGCATGGGCGGACGCCGGGCACGAGGGCGCCCCGCGCACCTCGGTATCGCGCTCGATTATTCCGATTATTGACGAGCAGAGTAACTACTACTTCGGCCTGCGCGCCCAGGCTGAGGGCCAGGACCAGGTCGGTATTCTGGACGGCGCCGTCTCCCGCTTCGGCAAGAGCTACATCGGCGAGCCCGACAAAATTGCTGAAGAGCTGGCCCAGGACGAGGCCGTGGCCGAGGCAGACACCCTGCTGGTGACAATCCCCAACATGCTGGGAGTGGACTTCAACCTGCGCCAGCTGGAGGCGATCGTCCGCGATATTAAGCCCGCCCTCTAG
- a CDS encoding bile acid:sodium symporter family protein, translating to MALPQKLRSWRPDPLITLILLAVALAIIFPARGDFAEGFSVATKIAIGLLFFLYGARLSPQEALQGLKNWRLHSTILGFTYLIFPLIGLALYPVQGIIGRELYLGLLFMTLVPSTVQSSVAFTSIAKGNVAGAIVSASASNIVGVIATPLLVMLLMQSDQLTISGSVFGDIALQLLLPFVLGQLLRRWVGDIAKNKLTKHVDRLSIAMVVYAAFSDGIVQGIWTRISPWQILLLVLLSIALVEFLLWLSGVVSKKLGFSYGDRVAVQFCGSKKSLATGLPMAAVIFGGGAVGALILPLMIFHQVQLMICAAKAARWGRQTQAS from the coding sequence ATGGCCCTACCCCAGAAATTGCGCTCCTGGCGCCCTGACCCGCTGATTACCCTGATTCTGCTCGCCGTTGCCCTGGCGATTATCTTCCCAGCGCGCGGGGACTTCGCCGAGGGGTTCAGCGTAGCTACCAAAATCGCTATCGGCCTGCTCTTCTTCCTCTACGGTGCCCGGCTCTCACCCCAAGAAGCCCTGCAGGGCCTGAAAAACTGGCGGCTCCACAGCACCATTCTGGGCTTTACCTACCTCATCTTCCCGCTCATCGGCCTAGCCCTCTACCCTGTGCAGGGCATTATCGGCCGGGAGCTCTACCTGGGTCTGCTCTTTATGACCCTGGTGCCATCCACCGTGCAGTCCTCGGTAGCTTTCACCTCTATCGCCAAGGGCAATGTGGCTGGGGCAATTGTTAGCGCGAGTGCCTCGAATATCGTGGGTGTGATAGCCACTCCCCTGCTGGTCATGCTGCTGATGCAAAGCGATCAGCTCACCATCTCAGGCTCCGTTTTTGGTGATATCGCGCTCCAGCTACTGCTACCCTTCGTGCTGGGTCAGCTCCTGCGCCGCTGGGTGGGCGATATAGCTAAGAACAAGCTCACCAAGCACGTTGACCGTCTCTCCATTGCCATGGTGGTCTACGCGGCTTTTTCAGACGGCATTGTGCAGGGCATCTGGACCCGCATTAGCCCCTGGCAGATTCTGCTCCTGGTTCTTCTGTCCATTGCCCTGGTTGAGTTCCTACTCTGGCTCAGCGGGGTTGTCTCAAAGAAACTGGGCTTTAGCTACGGCGACCGGGTGGCGGTGCAGTTCTGCGGTTCGAAGAAGTCCCTGGCAACCGGCCTGCCCATGGCAGCGGTAATTTTCGGGGGCGGAGCCGTGGGTGCCCTCATTCTGCCGCTCATGATTTTCCACCAGGTTCAGCTCATGATTTGCGCCGCCAAGGCTGCCCGCTGGGGTAGGCAGACCCAAGCTTCATAG
- a CDS encoding heavy-metal-associated domain-containing protein, which translates to MSATIVKATGLTCNHCAMSVREEIEEIENVTGVEVDVVKGGESTVTINHTGDLDTAAVSAAIEEAGFTPVG; encoded by the coding sequence ATGTCAGCAACCATCGTCAAGGCAACCGGTCTCACCTGCAACCACTGCGCCATGAGCGTGCGCGAAGAAATTGAAGAGATTGAGAACGTCACCGGCGTAGAGGTCGATGTGGTCAAGGGCGGCGAATCCACCGTCACCATCAACCACACCGGCGACTTGGATACCGCCGCCGTCTCAGCCGCCATCGAAGAGGCCGGCTTCACCCCCGTCGGCTAA
- a CDS encoding glycoside hydrolase family 15 protein, which translates to MASFIEDYALLSDMNTGALVSRTGSIDWFCAPRFDSRAVFAALLGEREHGRWLLAPLESVNPAPVEEIRTERSYRENTFILQTVWFVGDASVRVTEFMPLSGGTTIVRNVEGLTGEVTMYHELALRFDYGKTIPWVTRYEGVDAAGTPDSSADMLVGMAGPHALVFRGDSLPEGDPESKAETFTVSAGQSYTFTLSYFASNHNPPAPVDYPTALTYTQEQWQEWSDLYSPADSLPEAEGQDAAPAHLPEGGQVPTGVRTSEQAEQAPATISAVREVETKTSSILLETGSNTSAPEVDEATYHELAQTAASQVVAPSAEDHREEANARYREARLRSLLVLRALISRETGALVASVTTSLPEVIGGKRNYDFRFTWLRDVAMAMDVTLTHGHERETAQLRNWILRALANNPRRIHAVYGLAGEKDDIERRLALPGYEGSQPVRSGNGSGDQFQGDALGQVLVTFANLREAGVAEDHLSWPIQKALLNAATERIGGTDRSMWETFGEPAIYTHSQAMLWAAFDAGVSAVRDFGLDGDAATWEHCRDAVADEILSRGFNADLGCFVSTYGGTAVDASLLQLPQIGLVDWDDPRMLATVERIEATIRHSSGMIYRYDNSDSQDGFEGQDNPHFISSLWLAEQYIRSGREADGRALLDTVLDCANDLGLMSSEYDFEQQRLTGNFPQALAHISLIRAVEALGL; encoded by the coding sequence ATGGCTTCTTTCATCGAGGATTACGCCCTGCTCTCAGACATGAATACCGGCGCGCTGGTTTCCCGCACCGGTTCCATTGACTGGTTCTGCGCCCCGCGCTTTGACTCCCGCGCGGTCTTTGCCGCCCTTCTGGGGGAGCGGGAGCACGGACGCTGGTTGCTGGCTCCCCTCGAATCGGTCAACCCCGCCCCGGTGGAGGAGATCCGCACAGAGCGTTCCTACCGCGAGAACACCTTTATTCTGCAAACCGTCTGGTTTGTGGGCGACGCGTCGGTGCGCGTCACCGAGTTTATGCCGCTTTCGGGCGGCACCACCATTGTGCGCAACGTGGAGGGCCTGACCGGTGAGGTCACCATGTACCACGAGCTTGCCCTACGCTTTGATTACGGCAAGACGATTCCCTGGGTTACCCGCTACGAGGGGGTGGACGCCGCTGGCACCCCCGACTCGTCCGCCGACATGCTGGTGGGTATGGCCGGCCCCCACGCCCTGGTCTTCAGGGGCGATTCCCTGCCCGAGGGTGACCCCGAATCTAAGGCCGAAACCTTCACTGTTTCTGCTGGTCAGAGTTACACTTTCACCCTGTCTTACTTTGCCTCTAACCATAATCCGCCTGCCCCGGTGGACTACCCCACGGCCCTGACCTACACCCAGGAGCAGTGGCAGGAGTGGTCCGATCTCTACAGCCCCGCAGATTCCCTGCCAGAGGCTGAGGGGCAGGACGCCGCCCCCGCCCACCTGCCCGAGGGTGGGCAGGTGCCCACCGGCGTCCGCACATCTGAGCAGGCAGAGCAAGCGCCCGCTACTATTTCGGCGGTGCGCGAGGTTGAAACCAAGACCTCATCAATTCTGCTGGAAACCGGCTCCAACACCTCCGCCCCCGAGGTCGATGAAGCTACCTACCATGAGCTAGCCCAAACAGCTGCGAGCCAGGTTGTTGCCCCCAGCGCCGAGGACCACCGCGAAGAAGCCAACGCCCGCTACCGGGAAGCCCGCCTACGCTCCCTGCTGGTCCTGCGCGCCCTGATTTCCCGTGAAACCGGCGCCCTGGTTGCCTCTGTGACCACCTCCCTGCCCGAAGTCATCGGCGGTAAACGCAACTACGACTTCCGTTTCACCTGGCTACGCGATGTCGCCATGGCCATGGACGTAACCCTCACCCACGGCCACGAGCGTGAGACCGCCCAGCTGCGTAACTGGATTCTGCGAGCCCTAGCCAACAACCCGCGCCGCATCCACGCGGTCTACGGTCTGGCCGGCGAAAAGGACGACATCGAGCGCCGCCTCGCCCTGCCCGGCTACGAGGGGTCCCAGCCGGTGAGAAGCGGCAACGGCTCGGGCGACCAGTTCCAGGGGGACGCCCTGGGCCAGGTGCTCGTCACTTTCGCTAACCTGCGCGAAGCGGGCGTAGCAGAAGACCACCTCTCCTGGCCCATCCAGAAGGCCCTGCTCAACGCCGCCACTGAACGTATCGGCGGCACCGACCGCTCCATGTGGGAGACCTTCGGGGAACCTGCCATCTACACCCACTCCCAGGCTATGCTCTGGGCAGCCTTCGACGCCGGTGTTTCAGCTGTGCGCGACTTCGGGCTCGACGGGGACGCCGCTACCTGGGAACACTGCCGCGACGCCGTTGCAGATGAAATCCTGAGCCGCGGCTTCAATGCCGACCTGGGCTGCTTCGTCTCCACCTACGGCGGTACCGCCGTGGATGCCTCCCTGCTGCAACTACCCCAAATTGGGCTGGTCGACTGGGATGACCCCCGCATGCTGGCAACCGTTGAACGTATCGAAGCGACCATCCGCCACTCCTCGGGCATGATTTACCGCTACGACAACTCCGACTCCCAAGACGGCTTTGAGGGTCAGGATAACCCCCACTTCATCTCCTCCCTCTGGCTGGCTGAGCAGTACATTCGCTCCGGACGGGAGGCGGACGGACGCGCCCTCCTCGACACCGTACTGGACTGCGCCAATGACCTGGGGCTCATGAGCTCCGAGTACGACTTTGAGCAGCAGCGCCTCACCGGCAACTTCCCCCAGGCCCTGGCCCATATCTCTCTGATCCGGGCGGTGGAGGCGCTGGGGCTGTAG
- a CDS encoding M48 family metallopeptidase, protein MSENTPGDNQPGNQPPHPGAARPQASAHINEQGLTQPLPNDLSDGWLPEDTRQRPLSPLPAPKLFGFQSLLPFKFLNALRHPAELPLVVMAYALTIMLYVGGGIYLIYSLFSSVLGDDFVNYQISNLVGQLIAIAIYLPLGIFFVRGAMYGQLRLSGVRITPTQFPEAYQMVVEAAHAAGLRRVPDAYVVLGNGQINAFASGHGHRRFIAIYSDLFEIGGAARNPEALRFIIGHEVGHIAAGHVSYFRLIFTSFFMQIPILGNLLSRTQEYTADNFGYRYAPDGAETTTTVLAAGKYLMNDVNFHELANRAVYERGFFTWFANIGSTHPPVTWRAHALRDRTEPGRLIWRPKNNPPYPLSMIPAAEPAEAWADPLQATDHLATYPERADNQHWGSVNTTYRRPAQYRDRTVGDMLYTGWVPPHYRQRTPWNGFGAPSPQEPQQAPGQSPEQQGQDAGSGPGATPREGERPASAPVNPPTDQG, encoded by the coding sequence ATGAGCGAGAACACACCCGGCGACAACCAACCCGGCAACCAGCCACCCCACCCCGGCGCAGCCCGCCCACAGGCGTCCGCGCACATCAACGAGCAGGGCCTCACCCAGCCCCTACCCAACGACCTCAGCGACGGCTGGCTACCCGAAGACACGCGCCAGCGGCCCCTCTCGCCCCTGCCCGCGCCCAAGCTCTTCGGCTTCCAATCCCTGCTGCCCTTCAAGTTCCTCAATGCACTGCGCCACCCCGCAGAACTGCCCCTGGTCGTCATGGCCTACGCGCTCACCATCATGCTCTACGTGGGCGGCGGTATCTACCTCATCTACTCACTCTTCAGCAGCGTGCTAGGGGACGACTTCGTCAACTACCAAATCAGTAACCTGGTCGGCCAACTCATCGCCATCGCCATTTACCTGCCCCTAGGTATCTTCTTCGTCCGCGGTGCCATGTACGGCCAGCTGCGCCTCAGCGGGGTGCGCATTACCCCCACCCAGTTCCCCGAGGCCTACCAGATGGTTGTTGAAGCCGCCCACGCCGCCGGCCTGCGCCGCGTACCCGACGCCTACGTCGTACTCGGCAACGGCCAAATCAACGCCTTCGCCTCAGGCCACGGGCACCGCCGCTTCATCGCCATCTACTCCGACCTCTTCGAAATCGGTGGCGCAGCCCGCAACCCCGAAGCCCTGCGCTTCATCATCGGGCACGAGGTAGGGCATATCGCCGCCGGCCACGTCAGCTACTTCCGCCTGATTTTCACCAGCTTCTTCATGCAGATTCCGATTCTCGGCAACCTGCTCTCCCGCACCCAGGAATACACCGCCGATAACTTCGGCTACCGCTACGCCCCCGACGGCGCCGAAACCACCACCACCGTACTCGCCGCCGGTAAGTACCTGATGAACGACGTGAACTTCCACGAACTAGCCAACCGGGCCGTCTACGAGCGCGGCTTCTTCACCTGGTTCGCGAACATCGGGTCCACCCACCCACCGGTGACCTGGCGCGCCCACGCTCTGCGCGACCGCACCGAACCCGGCCGCCTGATCTGGCGACCCAAGAACAACCCGCCCTACCCGCTGTCCATGATTCCAGCGGCGGAACCTGCCGAAGCCTGGGCCGACCCCCTACAGGCCACCGACCACCTGGCCACCTACCCCGAACGCGCCGACAACCAGCACTGGGGTTCAGTCAACACAACCTACCGCCGCCCTGCCCAGTACCGCGACCGCACCGTGGGCGACATGCTCTACACCGGCTGGGTACCCCCGCACTACCGCCAGCGCACCCCCTGGAACGGCTTCGGAGCCCCCTCACCGCAGGAACCCCAGCAGGCACCGGGCCAGTCACCTGAGCAGCAGGGTCAGGACGCCGGGAGCGGCCCAGGTGCTACGCCTCGGGAAGGCGAGCGCCCGGCGTCCGCCCCTGTCAACCCGCCCACTGACCAGGGCTAA
- a CDS encoding helix-turn-helix transcriptional regulator: MFDPSHVSKAFKAEYGESPSAYRARVLAS, encoded by the coding sequence ATGTTTGATCCCTCGCATGTGAGTAAGGCTTTTAAGGCTGAATACGGTGAATCGCCCTCGGCTTACCGGGCGAGAGTGCTGGCTAGCTAG
- a CDS encoding acetate kinase — MLVLVINCGSSSVKYQVRDTAAAGEENQVIAKGLVENIGSAEIPTHTEALDIMAQALVEPLHGKTIDAIGHRIVQGGDVFSEPVLVTDEVIAKIDELSPLAPLHNPAHVLGLKAAQETYPGVPMVAVFDTAFHGTMPEHVYRYAVPEELVEKYGVRRYGFHGTSHDYVTGIAADFLGLDRSDFNGVIAHLGNGASVTAVEGGQCLDTSMGYTPLAGLVMGTRSGDIDPSVLTSIMMRDPEMTPAKMDSLLNKESGLLAIAGNNDMRAVVEAMEAGDERAKLALDMTSYRLAKYIGAYHVAVGGAKALVFTAGIGENSHQFRKLAVERLGALGIKLDDDANKVRGDEPRLISTEDSAIPVLVVPTNEEKAIAEATEALVA; from the coding sequence ATGCTCGTACTCGTTATTAACTGCGGTTCCTCATCTGTGAAGTACCAGGTGCGTGACACCGCCGCTGCCGGTGAAGAGAACCAGGTCATCGCTAAGGGCCTGGTCGAGAACATCGGCTCCGCAGAGATTCCCACCCACACCGAAGCCCTCGACATCATGGCTCAGGCCCTGGTTGAGCCCCTGCACGGTAAGACCATCGACGCTATCGGCCACCGCATCGTTCAGGGCGGCGACGTCTTCTCAGAGCCCGTGCTGGTCACCGACGAGGTCATCGCCAAGATTGATGAGCTCTCCCCTCTGGCTCCCCTGCACAACCCCGCCCATGTGCTGGGCCTGAAGGCTGCCCAGGAAACCTACCCCGGCGTCCCCATGGTTGCCGTCTTCGACACCGCCTTCCACGGCACCATGCCCGAGCACGTCTACCGCTACGCTGTGCCCGAAGAACTGGTGGAGAAGTACGGCGTGCGCCGCTACGGCTTCCATGGCACCAGCCACGACTACGTCACCGGCATTGCCGCTGACTTCCTGGGCCTGGACCGCTCCGACTTCAACGGCGTGATTGCCCACCTGGGTAACGGCGCGTCCGTCACCGCTGTTGAGGGCGGTCAGTGCCTGGACACCTCCATGGGCTACACCCCCCTGGCTGGCCTGGTCATGGGTACCCGCTCCGGCGACATCGACCCCTCCGTGCTGACCTCCATCATGATGCGCGACCCCGAAATGACCCCCGCCAAGATGGACTCCCTGCTGAACAAGGAGTCCGGCCTGCTCGCTATCGCTGGCAACAACGACATGCGCGCCGTAGTTGAGGCTATGGAAGCTGGGGACGAGCGCGCCAAGCTGGCCCTGGACATGACCTCCTACCGCCTGGCTAAGTACATTGGCGCCTACCATGTAGCTGTTGGTGGCGCTAAGGCCCTGGTCTTTACCGCAGGTATTGGTGAGAACTCTCACCAGTTCCGCAAGCTGGCTGTTGAGCGACTGGGTGCCCTGGGCATCAAGCTGGACGACGACGCCAACAAGGTACGCGGCGACGAGCCCCGCCTCATCTCCACCGAAGACTCAGCCATCCCCGTACTGGTAGTACCCACCAACGAAGAAAAGGCTATCGCTGAGGCTACCGAGGCCCTGGTTGCCTAA
- a CDS encoding YdhK family protein gives MKTLPTRVLALAAASMLALTACGSNESTAKSEAETLVSSDAAAHADHANHPADGGPAPDGIAEASDPTYPVGTEVVLTADHMSSMDGAAATIVGAYQTYTYSVNYTPTDGSDPVTDHKWVVQEELADAGSERLADGTPVTIEAEHMTGMKGAEGTVESSTDETVYMVDFTAGSMTMKNHKWVTESEIEGVK, from the coding sequence ATGAAAACCCTGCCCACCCGCGTCCTCGCCCTCGCTGCCGCATCTATGCTGGCTCTGACTGCCTGCGGATCCAACGAGTCAACTGCTAAAAGCGAGGCTGAGACTCTGGTCTCGTCGGATGCCGCAGCCCACGCTGATCACGCCAACCACCCGGCCGACGGCGGGCCCGCACCTGACGGTATCGCCGAAGCATCAGACCCCACCTACCCGGTTGGTACCGAGGTGGTTCTCACCGCTGACCACATGAGTAGTATGGACGGGGCTGCCGCCACCATCGTGGGCGCCTACCAGACCTATACCTACTCGGTGAACTACACACCCACCGACGGGTCTGACCCCGTCACCGACCACAAGTGGGTTGTGCAGGAAGAACTGGCGGACGCCGGGAGTGAGCGCCTTGCCGACGGCACCCCCGTAACCATCGAGGCCGAGCACATGACCGGTATGAAGGGAGCTGAGGGGACGGTTGAATCGTCCACCGATGAGACCGTTTATATGGTGGACTTCACCGCCGGTAGCATGACCATGAAGAACCATAAGTGGGTCACTGAATCCGAGATTGAGGGAGTCAAGTAA
- a CDS encoding heavy metal translocating P-type ATPase — protein MPTQPTAEVFTGDTRIVNLNVGGMTCASCVGRVERKLKKIGVEPSVNLPLETARVVTPASITDEQLIETIEKAGYTASLKQDAVEQADEAEQDSLAPRLWVATVFTLPVFLISMFANFQFPHWGWVVAALTLPVATWAAMPFHRPAWTNLRHGSFTMDTLISLGVVASYAFSLWQLAMDPAMTAHAGHGASAGGHGMDHMLYFDAAAMITLFLLAGRTIEHRTAQRSSQALRALLNLGAKSATVLQGEQKVQIPVKDLLPGDIFLVRPGEKIAVDGEVLEGRSAVDTSLLTGESVPVEVEVGDAVVGATVNTSGSLTVRATRVGVDTVLAQMSRTVAEAQSTKAPIARLADRVSAVFVPIVIGLALATLAGWLLLTGDLNAAFTAAVSVLVIACPCALGLATPTALLAGTSRGSQLGILIRSAQVLESTKHLRTVVLDKTGTVTTGAFTLAAVTPLAGFEAQDARRLLALAGAAESRSEHPLARAITQAAQATGADSSLPEITAFESAPGGGVRATLLEEVSSGEIREITALVGQTSFLAAEGIELSEAQTHALLAGQEAGHTTVVLALNGQPAALLALQDTPKPGASEALAELTGLGLTPVLLTGDAEPVARAVAARVGIDPANVYAGVSPSDKLATITHLQEGGVGVAMVGDGVNDAAALAKADVGVAMGSGTDVAMEAADMTIVRSNLSSLPTAIRLSRATLRLIKSNLFWAFAYNTVAIPVAAAGLLNPMIAAAAMAFSSVFVVLNSTRLLRFT, from the coding sequence ATGCCAACCCAACCTACCGCTGAGGTTTTCACCGGTGACACCCGCATCGTGAATCTGAACGTGGGAGGCATGACCTGCGCGTCCTGCGTGGGTCGGGTAGAACGCAAGCTCAAGAAAATTGGGGTGGAGCCCTCGGTCAACCTGCCGCTCGAAACTGCCCGTGTGGTTACCCCTGCTTCTATCACCGATGAGCAGCTGATTGAGACCATTGAGAAGGCCGGGTATACGGCTAGTCTCAAGCAGGACGCCGTGGAACAGGCGGACGAGGCGGAACAGGATTCGCTCGCCCCGCGACTGTGGGTAGCAACTGTTTTTACCCTGCCGGTCTTTCTGATATCCATGTTTGCTAACTTCCAGTTCCCCCACTGGGGCTGGGTGGTTGCAGCCCTGACCCTGCCGGTGGCCACCTGGGCGGCTATGCCCTTCCACCGCCCGGCCTGGACTAACCTGCGGCACGGCTCTTTCACCATGGACACCCTCATTTCTCTGGGTGTGGTTGCCTCCTACGCTTTTTCGCTCTGGCAGCTGGCCATGGACCCGGCCATGACCGCCCATGCCGGGCACGGGGCGTCCGCAGGCGGGCACGGCATGGACCACATGCTCTACTTCGATGCCGCCGCCATGATTACCCTCTTCCTACTGGCTGGGCGCACCATTGAACACCGTACCGCCCAGCGGTCCTCCCAGGCCCTGCGGGCCCTGCTGAATCTGGGGGCTAAATCGGCCACGGTGCTGCAGGGCGAGCAGAAGGTTCAGATTCCCGTCAAGGACCTGCTACCCGGCGATATCTTTCTGGTGCGCCCCGGTGAGAAAATCGCGGTGGACGGCGAGGTCCTTGAAGGACGCTCTGCTGTGGATACTTCCCTGCTGACCGGTGAGTCTGTGCCGGTTGAGGTGGAAGTTGGGGACGCTGTCGTCGGGGCGACCGTCAACACGTCCGGTTCCCTGACGGTGCGGGCAACCCGGGTGGGGGTCGATACCGTGCTGGCTCAGATGAGCCGTACCGTGGCTGAGGCCCAATCGACTAAGGCTCCTATCGCCCGCCTGGCTGACCGGGTTTCTGCGGTTTTCGTTCCGATTGTCATCGGGCTGGCCCTGGCTACCCTGGCAGGCTGGTTGTTGCTGACAGGCGACCTCAACGCCGCCTTTACCGCAGCCGTGTCGGTGCTGGTCATCGCCTGCCCCTGCGCCCTGGGTCTGGCTACCCCTACGGCCCTACTGGCGGGCACCTCGCGCGGTTCCCAGCTGGGTATTCTGATTCGTTCAGCCCAGGTGCTCGAGTCCACCAAGCACCTGCGCACCGTGGTGCTCGATAAGACCGGCACCGTCACCACCGGTGCCTTCACCCTGGCTGCGGTAACTCCCCTTGCGGGCTTTGAAGCCCAGGACGCGAGGCGCCTGCTGGCCCTGGCAGGTGCAGCTGAGAGCCGCTCTGAGCACCCCCTTGCCCGGGCTATCACCCAGGCAGCCCAGGCTACTGGAGCGGATTCCTCCCTGCCTGAAATCACCGCCTTTGAGTCAGCTCCCGGCGGGGGTGTGCGAGCCACCCTGCTGGAAGAGGTTTCCTCGGGTGAAATCCGAGAAATCACGGCTCTAGTGGGTCAGACCAGCTTCTTGGCTGCCGAAGGTATCGAGCTGAGCGAAGCCCAAACCCACGCCCTACTGGCCGGGCAGGAAGCCGGGCACACCACCGTTGTCCTTGCTCTCAATGGGCAGCCCGCGGCCCTGCTGGCCCTGCAAGATACCCCCAAGCCGGGGGCGTCCGAAGCCCTGGCAGAACTCACGGGTCTGGGGCTCACCCCGGTTCTACTGACCGGGGACGCCGAACCCGTCGCCCGTGCGGTAGCTGCCCGGGTGGGCATTGACCCCGCAAATGTTTATGCGGGAGTTAGCCCCTCCGACAAGCTGGCCACCATCACCCACCTGCAAGAGGGCGGAGTAGGGGTCGCCATGGTAGGCGACGGTGTGAATGACGCGGCCGCCCTGGCCAAGGCCGATGTGGGCGTGGCCATGGGGTCGGGCACCGACGTGGCTATGGAAGCTGCCGACATGACCATTGTGCGCAGCAACTTGAGCTCACTGCCGACAGCCATTCGACTCTCGCGGGCAACCCTGCGACTCATTAAGAGCAACCTCTTCTGGGCCTTTGCCTACAATACGGTGGCCATTCCGGTGGCAGCAGCCGGCCTGCTCAACCCCATGATTGCAGCAGCAGCCATGGCCTTCTCATCGGTCTTCGTGGTGCTCAACTCCACCCGCCTGCTCCGCTTTACCTAA